The genome window GCGCATCCAGCGCGACTGCAGCGACACACAGCAAGGCCACACTCATTGACTCACTCCCCACGTATTTTCATACAACATGTCACTCAATGGCCGAGGCTCGGTCCAGCCTTCGAGCTGCAACATCGGTGCCGGATAGAACTCGGCTACCGGCCCCAGGCACAACACGGCCAGGGGTTTCGCGCCGGGCGGCAAGCCCAGCAGATCGGCCAGCGCCTGGGGTTCGAACAACGAGACCCAGCCCATGCCCAGGCCTTCGACCCGCGCCGCCAGCCACAAATTCTGGATAGCACAGGACAATGACGCCATGTCCATTTCCGGCAGGGTGCGACGCCCGAAGATGTGCCGCTCGCGATCATCCATCAACGCCGCCACCAGCACTTCGGCACAGTCGTGAATGCCTTCGACCTTGAGCTTCATGAACTCATCGGAGCGCTCACCCAGGGCTTCGGCGGTGCGTACGCGTTCTTCTTCCACCAATTGTTGAATCTGCCCACGCAGTTGGCGGTCGCTGATGCGGACAAAGCGCCAGGGCTGCATCAGGCCGACGCTGGGCGCCTGGTGTGCGGCCTGGAGCAAGCGGTGGAGCAGCTCGGGGGCGACAGTACCGCCGCTGAAGTGGCGCATGTCGCGGCGTTCGGCGATGGCACGGTAGACAGCGTCGCGGTCGGCCTGGGGAAAGGCGTTGTCGCTCATAGTGCTGGGTCGGGCGCGAACAATGCGGCCACCGCCTGGGGATTGGATGGGAAATAGAAATGTACGTAGGACGCCGTCATCCGCCCCTGCCGGTATACCGCCTCGGCACCGCGCCCACCGTTGGGGCTCATGCCACGGGCAATCGGCTGCCATTCGGTGGTGGTCAGGGAATGGTGATAGGTATGGCCACGCAGGGTGCCTTCCGGCAATTCGACGCTTTGCAGGGCCAGGGCCGCCAGTTTCTTTTGCATCACCGCGTCGCCCTGCAACAGGCCGAGCAGTTCAGCGCGGATGCCGTCGACATCGGTCAGCGAGTCCAGCAGGTAGAGCATGCCGCCGCATTCGGCGAGCAAGGGTTTGCCGGCCGCGTGGTGAGCGCGAATGGCTTCAAGCATCGGGATGTTTTCCGACAGCGCCTGATGGTGCAATTCCGGGTAACCGCCGGGCAGGTAGAGACTGTCGGCATCGGGCAACTGGCTATCGTGAATCGGCGAGAAGAACGCCAGCTCAGCGCCCATTGCGCGCAGCAGGTCGAGACTTGCACCGTAGGTAAAAGCGAAGGCCTCATCGCGGGCCACGGCGATGCGCACGCCCTTGAGCAAGGGTTCGGCCTCGATCACTTGCGGCGCAGCAAATGTCACCGGTGGCGGCAAGGCGACTTCGCAACTGCTGCCCAGGGCTTGCGCGGCAGCGTCCAGGCGCACATCCAGGTCATTCAGTTCGCTGGCCTGCACCAGGCCGAGGTGGCGACTGGGCAGTTCGATACCGGTCTCGCGTGACAACGCGCCATACCAGCGCAGGCCCTCGGTGAGGCTGCCTTCCAGCAGTTGCGCATGACGCAGGGTGCCGACACGGTTAGCCAGTACGCCGGCGAATGGCAGATCCGGCTGATAGCGCGCCAGGCCCAATGCCAACGCACCGAAGGTCTGCGCCATGGCCGTGCCGTCGATCACTCCCAGCACCGGCACGCCGAAATGTCGCGCCAGGTCGGCGCTGGAGGGTGTGCCGTCGAACAGGCCCATCACGCCTTCGATCAGGATCAGGTCCGCCTCCCCCGCCGCTTCCCACAGCAAACGGCGACTTTCCGCCTCGCCCACCATCCACATGTCCAACTGATACACCGGCGCACCGCTGGCGCGCTCGTGAATCATCGGGTCGAGAAAGTCCGGGCCGCATTTGAACACACGCACCTTGCGCCCCAAGTTGCGGTGCAAGCGGGCGAGCGCGGCGGTGACGGTGGTTTTGCCCTGGCCGGACGCCGGAGCGGCGATCAACACGGCAGGGCAATGACGGGGCTGATTCAAAGTTCGACGCCCTTCTGTGCCTTGATGCCGGCCTGGAACGCGTGCTTGAGCATGCCCATTTCGGTGACGGTGTCGCCCATTTCGATCAACTCGGGTTTGGCGCCACGGCCGGTGACCACCACGTGCTGCATCGGTGGACGGGCTTGCAGGTCGCTGAGGACCTGGTCCAGGTCGAGGTAGCCGTGCTTGAGCGCGATGTTCAGTTCGTCCAGCACCACCAGGCCGATGGAGGGGTCTTGCAGCAATTCGCGGGAGACCGCCCAGGCGGCTTCGGCGGCGGCGATGTCGCGCTGGCGGTCCTGGGTTTCCCAGGTGAAACCTTCGCCCATCACATGGAAACGCACTTGCTCGGGGAAGCGGCGGAAGAACAATTCTTCACCGGTGCTGTTGCGCCCCTTGATGAACTGCACCACGCCGCACTGCATGCCGTGGCCCATGGCTCGGGCCAACATGCCGAACGCGGAGCTGCTCTTGCCTTTGCCGTTGCCGGTCAGCACCAGCAGTAGGCCGCATTCGTTGGGGGAGTTGGCGATGCGCTCGTCGATCACGGCTTTTTTGCGCAGCATGCGCGCCAGGTGGCGTTCGTCGCGGTCGGGGGAATCGGTCATGGCAGCTCTCCGTTGGGGCTGGACAAAAACGGCGGGCAGGAAAAAAGAACAACAGACAGCCAAGCATCGCCCACCGTGATGCTGTTGGATGTTGCAGGCCGGTCTCCGGGCTCATGAGTGGCGTGCGGGTTGAAGGCAGGCCAACGCTGCGCCTTCCCATATCGCAGGCGATACAGTGGCAAAAGGCAGCGTCTTGACTCATTTACCGTTGCGGGGGCAGCGCCGGAATCGCGGCGGCACTGTGTAGAAGTGCGCTCACTCACCGGCTTCCCTGTTTCACTCCGTCGACCCGTGGGTCACAGAGCACCTGGAACAAGCGGCGAAGGGTAGTAGGTTGGGGGTGGAGCGTCAATTAAAGCGACTTGAAGTCGACACAAAACAACTGTGGGAGGGGGCTTGCCCCCGATGGCGGTGGATCAGCCCATTTATCTTTAGCTGACACACTGCTATCGGGGGCAAGCCCCCTCCCACATTTTGATTCGAGTCTGGCGCTAAGGATTGCGTGCCAGGTTGCCCGGCAACACGCGTTTGGCGCTCAGGTAGGCATTCTGCCAATAGGCCTTGGACAGCGTATCCAGCTTCACCGTGCCGCCGGTTTGCGGCGCATGCACAAACCGGCCTTCACCCACGTAGATCCCGGCGTGGCTGACCTGGGAACCGCCACCGGTGGCGAAGAACAGCAAGTCGCCGGTCTGCAGGTTCTGTTCGCTGACATCCTGGGCGCGCATCACGATCAGTTCGCGGGTGGTACGCGGCAGGGAGATACCAGCGGCATCGCGGAAGACAAACCCGATCAGGCCACTGCAATCAAACCCGGAGTCCGGCGTGTTGCCGCCCCAACGGTAAGGCGTGCCGACCAGGCCCAGCGCACGGAAGAGCACGTCTTCGGCCGCAGGCGAGAAATTCTGGGTGGAATAGTTGAACACCGGCTTGGGCTTCACCGCTACGGGAGCGGGCGGCGGCGTGCGGCTTGCACAGGCGCTGAGGAGCGCGGCGCAAACAATGAGAATCAGGCGGGCCGAGGTCGACATGTGCAGAACAATCCTGGTCTGGATGCGGCTTTCGCTGCCGAACGCTGAAAACCAGAACGCGCAAGCAAAGCTCGCGCGAACGGATTACAACAATATCCAGGGAT of Pseudomonas azotoformans contains these proteins:
- the bluB gene encoding 5,6-dimethylbenzimidazole synthase; its protein translation is MSDNAFPQADRDAVYRAIAERRDMRHFSGGTVAPELLHRLLQAAHQAPSVGLMQPWRFVRISDRQLRGQIQQLVEEERVRTAEALGERSDEFMKLKVEGIHDCAEVLVAALMDDRERHIFGRRTLPEMDMASLSCAIQNLWLAARVEGLGMGWVSLFEPQALADLLGLPPGAKPLAVLCLGPVAEFYPAPMLQLEGWTEPRPLSDMLYENTWGVSQ
- a CDS encoding cobyrinate a,c-diamide synthase; this translates as MNQPRHCPAVLIAAPASGQGKTTVTAALARLHRNLGRKVRVFKCGPDFLDPMIHERASGAPVYQLDMWMVGEAESRRLLWEAAGEADLILIEGVMGLFDGTPSSADLARHFGVPVLGVIDGTAMAQTFGALALGLARYQPDLPFAGVLANRVGTLRHAQLLEGSLTEGLRWYGALSRETGIELPSRHLGLVQASELNDLDVRLDAAAQALGSSCEVALPPPVTFAAPQVIEAEPLLKGVRIAVARDEAFAFTYGASLDLLRAMGAELAFFSPIHDSQLPDADSLYLPGGYPELHHQALSENIPMLEAIRAHHAAGKPLLAECGGMLYLLDSLTDVDGIRAELLGLLQGDAVMQKKLAALALQSVELPEGTLRGHTYHHSLTTTEWQPIARGMSPNGGRGAEAVYRQGRMTASYVHFYFPSNPQAVAALFAPDPAL
- the cobO gene encoding cob(I)yrinic acid a,c-diamide adenosyltransferase codes for the protein MTDSPDRDERHLARMLRKKAVIDERIANSPNECGLLLVLTGNGKGKSSSAFGMLARAMGHGMQCGVVQFIKGRNSTGEELFFRRFPEQVRFHVMGEGFTWETQDRQRDIAAAEAAWAVSRELLQDPSIGLVVLDELNIALKHGYLDLDQVLSDLQARPPMQHVVVTGRGAKPELIEMGDTVTEMGMLKHAFQAGIKAQKGVEL
- a CDS encoding C40 family peptidase → MSTSARLILIVCAALLSACASRTPPPAPVAVKPKPVFNYSTQNFSPAAEDVLFRALGLVGTPYRWGGNTPDSGFDCSGLIGFVFRDAAGISLPRTTRELIVMRAQDVSEQNLQTGDLLFFATGGGSQVSHAGIYVGEGRFVHAPQTGGTVKLDTLSKAYWQNAYLSAKRVLPGNLARNP